The following nucleotide sequence is from Paroedura picta isolate Pp20150507F chromosome 1, Ppicta_v3.0, whole genome shotgun sequence.
AAGGAAgccacttattttttttaaagcttctagTTTGCCTGCCCTCACCTTTATTGCTatagagggcttttctgcatttccccccccccatcagttctTGCCCCATAGGTTCACCCTGATTTCTGCATATATTTTTGTGCCATTATTTTTGCTGCTTCTTTTCATGTTTCTCACCCACCACCCAGTTCTTTTGAGAACATTTTTATTATATCCATCTTTTTTGagtcagtttttttttcttgtgcatgTTTCTGTAGCTTTCtttgtcccacccacccaccttgatTGAACTGTCATCATCATTAAAccactccctctcctcccaccctggaggtgtggctttttatttttaaaggcactaaAATACCATCATAATGACAGATTTAACAGGTccactgaattcccagctttcattttctaAAAGTAATGCTCTATCCTTTTCCCTTGCAGAGATCAGTATTTGTCCTTATATCTTCAACAATGGAAGCAACTAGATATtcactttaaaaatgaaagctagaaATTTGAGTAATCTGCTAAACCTACCTACTATGTTATATCAACATGAGGTGTGCTGCATGTGTGTCATCACCAATGATCCCACCAATAAAAGCATCCTCCCTTGGAATTCCTCATTATTTAAGGCACATGTAGAAAAAATTAAACTGACCCCACAATGGTGAAAACATAGAGGGCGTGCAGATGTGTGAAAAAACCATACCCAAATTGATTCCAGTGCTCACGGATTGACTGACTCCCAAGGAATTCAGAAGTCTAGCATGTTGAAGGGCCCCTAGACAGAAGTTTCCTGCAATTACTTTGAACCATATTTTATTGCCAAGATGTTACATGGAGAAGAATGAACACactttggaaaaaatatttaaacagtcTAGAGAAGTCTACACAATAGATATATTTACCAAAGCATCAGTGCCAGAGAATAAGGCATGCCCATCCCCCTTTGGCTCCTTTGAATCCCTGAAATACAGCCGTGGATGGGCCCCATAGAAGTCTGAGCCAAGAGTCGCTGTGACAGTCATTCTTTGGGACTTGTGTAGAACTTATGACTTCTCTAAGGATATTCAGACCAGGCTCACAAAAAAGTTTGGGCACAAGTTGGAGGGAGAGTCGGACACTAGTCCTAACTCCTCATATTTACAACAGTCTTCTGCAAGTGCTATTATACATGCTAAGTTGCTTCTTACAAAGCACTCCTACAAGGAGGCATCTCTCCCCACCTCTGCAACCTTGCATGAAGCATCTAGTAGTGTATACAACAAAAAAAGGAGAGTGCACAGAGAGAAGACACAAATACAGAAGGTACTCCGAGGTAATCCAATATATATGAATGAGTTGTTCAGATTGAATATtttagagttgtttttataccctgcttttcactccctgaaggagtctcaaagtggcttacaagctctttcccttcctcgccccacaacagacaccctggaaggtaggtgaggctgagagagtcctgatattattgcttggtcaaaatcgctttatcagtgctgtggcaagcccaagatcacccagctggctgcatgtagaggagcagggaatcaaatttggctcaccagattagaagccactggtcTTAACCTGCTCTCTTAGCTGAAAATTTCCAAAGTTCTAAAACAAGAACACCAGTCTCATATGCATATAAATGGATACAATATGAAAATGACAATTTTGATTCAACACTATTATTCTCTAATATATTCCATCTGAACAACTCATTCGTTTATATGTGTTTCCTTTGTGCCCAGAGGGGACCTTGGAGTACCTTCTATACTTTACCTATTCGTGTACAGGCAGATAGAATTGCTTCCAGCCGCCAGACACATCCCACAGCCAAAGCAAAGCACGTGGGCCTGAAGAGAAAGCAACAACGCCCTTTGTCACTGGATAGCCCTGAGGCCCATGGCTTCTTCTTTGCTTAAAGGGTATAAAAGAAGTTCCCTTGACAGTATTTTGAACCACAGAACAGTGTGTGATGTCTGTCCCTCCCAATCTTCACAAAAgaaggaaggggtgggcaggTATGCCCAACAACTTGTTACTGGAGATACCGTCCCAAGTGAGGTAAACAGTCATTCAAAGTCACTCAATGATCCTACCCTTTTCTGAACCTACTCCAAATAATCATCAAAATGAGGCCTACATCACTCCACCTCATGGAACCAAAGAATCCACTCTCCCACCTCACTTTGCCACTCACGTAAAGACAACCGCAGCAAGGGAGAAAACACAGCTCCACAGAGCAGACAATGGTCCCTCCATTCAGCTACAGATACCCTCTGTGAACTCCTGAAGAGTGGTCTCTCCCCATTTCCCATCCACAAGTAGGCAGGAAGGTCTGTGATTTAGGGGACCAGAGTCCTTGAAAGATCCTTTTTGGAAGGTGATACTTCCCTCCAGCATCGTCAAACCTTGCGCCTGGCACAATGCCTCAGCCTCCTTGAGACTGTCCATGGCCAGCAAGCGGGCCAGGCGCTCCAGAGGGTAGCGGCAGTTCTTGCTGCTGAAGCCGTGGCTGAAGGTGAGCAGGGCAAGGTAGCGGGCCCTGGCCACGTGTGGATGGAGGGCACAGCTCTGCAGGTAGGGTAGCTCCCGAGCCAGGCAGAAGAAACGGGCAAAGTTGCGTTCTAAGTAAGCCAGGTTGATTGCCCGCGCTATGGAAAGTTCAGGGGTAGTTCGGATGTTATGTGGGAGCTGTAAAATCTGCCAGAGAGCATCCGGGGAGCCTGTGGATAGGAGAGGAAAGCAACATAAGGTCACAGTCAGGTTATTTTCAATCCTTAACAGCCAGCCTTgctcaatattttatttaattacttattttaatatttgtttattcAACACATTTATTAGCAGCCTTTCCACTTTGCAAAATGCAAGGCACCTTGGGTGCATGTTAATTATCATCAAGTAGCTTCtgacttatttattacatttgtataccaccctcctatgaatttattttatttattttatttattggatttatagcccgctgctCGAGAAAATTAGCTTCCAGCAGGTCACATAAaagaaaatccataaaataaaattcaataaagccccattaaaacccaattacaaTACACAAAAATCTTGACAGGTAGCAAAAAATCCTGTGTCCCTCCTTAAAACCGGAAGACCCTTGAAAGGGCAGCATGGGGGAAAGCAAGGTGTTTGGTACCAGATGTTCAGGTACCAATGCTAAGGGGGACCCATATCACCTGCTCTTGCACTAGCCCCtaccgtaaacctggtggaagagctccgttttccaGGCTCGACGGAAAGCAGTAAGCTCTCAGAGGGCCCACAGctgctccgggagctcattccacctgatagggcccaggaccaaaaaggacttggccctggtcaaggccaggtgagcatCCCTGGGGACAGGAATGATCAGCAAGTTGGTACCTACAGCGCGCAAGGCCCTGCAATGGACATAGGGCagaagatggtccctcaggtatgtgggtcccagaccgtttagggccttaaagttcaacaccaagaccttgaacttaatccaggccacaactggcaaccaaagcagccgcctcagcacaggctggctaTGGGCATCCAAAACACCCTACTGTTAGCAGACTTGCTCAGGTCTTCTTTTACTGAGTCCCAGGGCATCTTAGTGGGGACATAGTTTGTTTTGGAATTTTTTAATAGTTGCTTTATTTACATTGCAAGCTGCCCAGCAATgtaaataaaactattaaaaatacTAAGAAGACCACAGTCTCTGCCATCATGCAACGCGTGCTGCCAGGAAAGGGTCCCCCCCATCCACCTGGGAGCATGCCTCAttgaaatggtgtgtgtgtgtgtgtgtgagaattgAGATTAAGCCCACCCAGGTTCCCACACactgcaaaaaacaaagaaaatgtggAAAAGTTGCTTTCCTTTCTAAAGAACCCACCCAACATTTAGAGAACGCTTCAAATGCTCAAAGCCCTTCTCACACATTCTTATACAACCCTTACAACACCCCTGCAAGGCAGACCACTCTGATTATTCCTGTACTCCATAAGATCCGGGAAAGAGAAGAAAGGCATTGTCCCAGGCTTCCTGAAGACTGCAGCAGAGCGGGGCCCGGCCCGGACCCCTCTGCCACCACACCTCTTGTCCACGACCCCACACACCTTTACTCACCTAGGTTGTACAGCAAGAAGAGCGCTTGGAAGAGGGGCTCGGCGTCGCTGCCgcggtcctcctcctcctcctggccccGGTAGGCGCGGCGCAAGGCGGCGAAGCACTCCTGGACCTGGGCCCTGTGCAGGTGGGCGTCGAAGCGGGCGGGCGGCTCCGCGCAGAGCTGGTGTCCGGCGCGGAGCAGGTAGACGAGCGAGCGCTCGAGGACCGCGGCGCAGGGCCGGCCGGACACGCGCTGCACGGTGAGGTCGAGGCGCACGGCGCGCAGGCGGTCGGAGACGAAGGCGCACTGCTCGGCGGCGGACACGTCGGGCCGCCCGCGGGCCGCTTCGCCCAACAGGTGCCGCACCGTGGCCAGCAGCACCGGCGGCGGACGCAGCTCCTCGGGCCGCGGGCGCTCCTTGCCGGCGGCCGGCCGCGAGTACTCCTTCACCGCCTGCTCGGGCGGCCCCCGCTCCAGGACGTGCAGCCGGCCctggcgccgccgccgcgccaGCTCGCCCGCCGGGCACatctccaggcaggtgcccgtcGGGGCCTCCTCGAAGACCCCCATGCGGTGGCAGGTAGGCCGAGGGACGGCCCCAAGCCCCgtcgccgggaaaggagcagccgTGCCGGGCTCTGGCCCGTGGATCCTCCCCGGTCGGCCCAGAGGGGGAGCTCCGCCGGAGAGACGCTTTGGAGTGCCCGAGCCCACCGCGAGAGATGGAAGAGGTGGAGCCGGAGGGGTTTCCCAGGCAAATCCTTCTGATCGAAGCGCGCCTGTGCCGGATATTGGCTTTGCCGCTGCCTGCGAAGCAAAACTACGAACCGACCCCTTGAGATCTGCGTCCAGCAGCACCGGAGAAGCTGTGGGAATGTGCAAGCTCTGCAGCGTGCACGATTCAGCGGCGTAAGAAGAgtaatcctgcagggggcacggAAGGAGCTCAGTGGTTAGCATAGTTAGAAGAGGAACTTCCGGGAATGTTTCGAATGCTCTCCttttgtgtcctgattggctcatttggaggcgTGTTCCTGTTTTGActccacttcctccctgtttgcctccagaactcAACAGGCCGAATTAACAACTCAAGAGAACTGTTAGTTGGACTgttatctctctctcttctttctacacaaagttgtttctcttcacaataaaacttttattattttaagcatcctAGTGCTTTaatcctctttgcaaatttaaactctgccaacagagacCGCTGTTTCACAGGGTCAGGTTTCCAGAGTTAAAAGTGCGGGGGCAAACAGGCGCAGCAGTCCCGATCAAGGGGGAAACAGTGTTCAAACAAATTGCAAtgatgatctgactccaatggtgatgagaaagaaattttacttacaaaaacagAAGTACATCTTATGtgacatattcatgtaggtaCATTTAAGTTATTATGAATAGATTCACTCCAAAAAAGATTAACTTGCTGGTACTTGAAGTCTCCTGGCATAATAACATTATCTGCTTTAGTCACCTCTCCGATTTCCTTTTCCATCACAAGATTACCTTCAAGGATTTGATCAGGTGGGCAATCATATACCTTCGCTGTTACATAATTCTTAGGGCTTAGTATTTCCACCCATATAGCTTCTGTTGAAGAGTGAATATCCCTTGTTTTCTAATTTATCGGATTCTATGCCCTACTTGATGTACAGCGTAACACCTTCACCTACCCATTTCTCCCTGTTCTGCCTATAGCGCTTATACCCAGGAATTACTGTATTCAATAGAGTTTCCACATTCCGCCATGTTTCTGAGATACCTGACTTGTCcgatgaaaggagctttgactcttgaaagcttataccctggtatagtggctaaaaacagcagcctctaacctggagggctggatttgattccctgctcctccacatgcagccgagtaaccttggggtagtcacacc
It contains:
- the SAC3D1 gene encoding SAC3 domain-containing protein 1, whose translation is MLTTELLPCPLQDYSSYAAESCTLQSLHIPTASPVLLDADLKGSVRSFASQAAAKPISGTGALRSEGFAWETPPAPPLPSLAVGSGTPKRLSGGAPPLGRPGRIHGPEPGTAAPFPATGLGAVPRPTCHRMGVFEEAPTGTCLEMCPAGELARRRRQGRLHVLERGPPEQAVKEYSRPAAGKERPRPEELRPPPVLLATVRHLLGEAARGRPDVSAAEQCAFVSDRLRAVRLDLTVQRVSGRPCAAVLERSLVYLLRAGHQLCAEPPARFDAHLHRAQVQECFAALRRAYRGQEEEEDRGSDAEPLFQALFLLYNLGSPDALWQILQLPHNIRTTPELSIARAINLAYLERNFARFFCLARELPYLQSCALHPHVARARYLALLTFSHGFSSKNCRYPLERLARLLAMDSLKEAEALCQAQGLTMLEGSITFQKGSFKDSGPLNHRPSCLLVDGKWGETTLQEFTEGICS